A genomic region of Salinibacter pepae contains the following coding sequences:
- a CDS encoding GNAT family N-acetyltransferase translates to MADAPTIRRATVDDAETLARFNEAMAEETENKTLDPETVRAGVQAVFDTPGPAFYLVAERDGEVVGSLMITTEWSDWRNADFWWIQSVYVRPSARRTGVYTALHREVRRRAREADGVCGLRLYVERDNAAARAVYETRGMSEPPYRMYEEGL, encoded by the coding sequence ATGGCAGACGCCCCCACCATCCGCCGCGCCACTGTCGACGACGCCGAGACCCTTGCCCGGTTCAATGAAGCAATGGCCGAGGAGACCGAGAACAAGACGCTCGATCCCGAGACCGTGCGGGCCGGTGTGCAGGCCGTGTTCGACACGCCCGGTCCGGCGTTCTATCTCGTCGCGGAACGCGACGGCGAGGTCGTGGGGAGCCTGATGATCACGACCGAGTGGAGCGACTGGCGCAACGCGGACTTCTGGTGGATCCAGAGCGTGTACGTGCGCCCGTCGGCGCGGCGGACGGGCGTCTACACGGCTCTTCACCGCGAGGTGCGCCGGCGGGCCCGCGAGGCGGACGGCGTGTGTGGGCTCCGCCTCTACGTAGAGCGGGACAACGCGGCGGCCCGGGCGGTGTACGAGACACGGGGGATGAGCGAGCCGCCGTACCGGATGTACGAAGAGGGGCTGTAA